CTGGCCCGCATCTTCGAATCCTCAACTGGGGCAGGCGGGGCGCCGGGCGGGACTCCGAGCGAGACTCCGGGCGAGACTCCGGGTGCGCCTACCGGCGATGCCGAGGCCGTGCGGGAGCTGTCGGACGCGCGCGTGATTCATAAAATCTGGAAATACGCGAGAACCCACTATCAGGAGCATCTCACCGTGGCCATGGTGGCGGAGCAGTTCGGCTATTCGCGTGAGCATTTCTCCCGCATGTTCAAACGGTATTCCAACACGACGTTCAAGGATTACCTGACCCAGGTGCGCCTGCATGTGGCGTGCGATCTGCTGGTCAACACCGAGAGCAGCGTTTCGAACATCCGCAAGCGGTCCGGGTTTGCAAACGCGCAGAGCTTCCGCAACGCGTTTATGGATGAGTTCCACTGTGGTCCTGCCGAATACCGACGTCACGCCTGGCAGGGGGAGGCATAGCAGGAGCGTCATCAATGCCTTGCCGCACTGTTTTTGACAGTTCGTCAATACGGGGATATACTGCTGTGCGTTAGGAATTGACAGTCTGTCAACAGCGTGTTGCCGACGGAACTGCCAACGCCCCGCCCGACGATGGGCGGGAACCCAAGAGATTGAAGAAAGGTCAACGCTATGTTGTTCCAGGTCTACGGCGACAACGCCGTGTTCCAATGGATCGGCTGGATCCTCGTGTTCTGCTGTCTGCTCGGCGCCAACGAACTGGCCCGCCGCACCAAAACCGGCGGTATCGTCGCCTTCGTGGTGATTCCGGCGATCCTCACCGTATACTTCATCACTATCTATGTGGCCGCCGCGGCCGGCGCCGAGTGGGCGCTGACCAACCCGACCTACGTGCATATGACCAGCTGGTTCCACTACGCCAAGCTCTACGCGGCCACCGCCGGCTGCATCGGCTTCATGGCCCTCAAATACAAGTGGGGCAGCATCGGCAAGTCCGAATGGTTCAAATGCTTCCCGTTCGTGATCGTGGCCATCAACATCCTCATCGCCGTCGTCTCCGACTTCGAGTCCGCCATCCGCGCATGGGGCACCACCTGGGTCTCCACCGAAGGCGTGACCCTGATGGGCGGCTGGCACAACGTGTTCAACGGCGTCGCAGGCCTCATCAACATCGCCTGCATGACCGGCTGGTTCGGCATCTACGTGAGCAAGAAGAAGCAGGATATGCTCTGGCCCGACATGACCTGGGTGTTCATCGTCGCCTACGATCTGTGGAACTTCTGCTACACCTACAACTGCCTGCCCACCCACGCCTGGTATTGCGGCCTGGCGCTACTGCTCGCGCCCACCGTGGCGAACGCGCTGTGGAACAAGGGTGGATGGATCCAGAACCGCGCCAACACGCTCGCCATGTGGTGCATGTTCGCGCAGGTGTTCCCGATGTTCCAGGATTACTCCGTGTTCTCCACCCAGTCCGTGAACGACCCGAACGTGAACCTCGCGGTTTCGATCGTCGCGCTGGTCGCCAACATCGCCGCGCTCACCTACATTCTGGTGCGCGCCAAGAAGCAGGGCGTCAACCCCTGGCTCAAGGAGGTCTTCAAGGGCACGCGCGACTACGAGCAGGCCATCGCCCGCGCCGAGTAGCCAAGTAGTCGCATTTGATTGCGGTGGATCGCCGCGCCACATGATTCATGGGTGGGGGCTTTCGTCAGGAATGACGGAAGCCCCCACACGCGTCTCAACGCGAATGTTTTACCGCCACTTTTTACCGCCATTGGCGGTAAAAGACAGAAGCCCCCACTGATGGATAACGAAAAGGGGCGGTCACCTTGTGGACGCCCCCTACAGAGAAACGGGAGAACACGTTTACTTACTGCGCAGCACGCGCGACTACGAGCAGGCGATCGCCCGCGCCGAGTAGCCGAGTAGCCGAGTAGCCGCGTTTGATTGCGATGCGCCGTCAGTCCAAGAATGGCGGAACGCATCGCTCGTATTGAAGAAGCGGGGATGCCGGCAAGGCATCCCCGCTTCTCGTTATGCAATGCGAGAGAAACGTTTGATTAGATGACAGGCACCTCCTTATTCGGCCGATTGGTTCGGAGCATCCGACACACCGAGCGATTCGCCCGCCCCGGCGGATGTCACGCTCAGCACCGCTTTGGGCTTGCGATTGCGACGCACGCGGATCACCATCCATGCAATCGAGGCTGCGATAAGCAGCACCAGCACGCCCGTCACGATCCAGACGAGCCACTCCCACAAAGCCGGCTCATATTTCAACGAATCGCCAGGAGCGATTCCGTTCATCGCATTGGAATTCACGGTGGTGTACAGGATGTTGTGCATGGCATTGCGCATATTCCGCACTGAGGCCGCGCTGGTGGTGTCGGACATAGGCTTCAGAGCCTTCCAAGTCAGCTGCAGATCCGTACCGCTCGCTATGGCCTGATCGGGAGACATGTAATCGCTCAACGAGAAATCAGTGATAACGGTGCCCGCGAAGCCCCATTCGCCGCGCAATACGTCGGTACACAACGCATGCGAACCACCGGTCCACGTATTGCCGATTCGGTTGAACGAACTCATGATGCCGAGCGTGCCCATGGTGGCGGTCTCACGCTGGCCGCTTTCGGTGAGATAAGGCACCGAAACCTCCGCGTTTTTGACCACGATTTCAAACGGCTTGAGATAGATTTCACGAATGGTTTGCTCATCCGCCCAAGTCAGGATGCCGTTTCGGTCACGATTGGTCTCCTGATCGTTAAGCGCAAAATGCTTGGTATACGTGTACAGTCCCTTTTCCCCAGCGCCATTGGTCACTTCCGTGGCAAGCACGCCAGACAAAACCGGATCCTCTGAGTAGTACTCGAAATTACGCCCCGCGAAAGGCGAACGATGGAGATTCACAGCCGGCGCATACCATCCGTTGATTCCCAACGTCAGAGCCTCGTCTCCTGCGGCCTGGCCGAGCTTATGGGCAATCTGGGTGTTCCATGTCTGACCGATCAGCGCGGCCGTCGGAAATGCACTGCCGTGTCTGTCCGGGTTGATGAATGAGCTGAAACCCGCAGGCCCATCGAAATCGACGGCTCCCGGTTTGCCGACGCTGGTGACGCC
Above is a window of Bifidobacterium eulemuris DNA encoding:
- a CDS encoding DUF5692 family protein produces the protein MLFQVYGDNAVFQWIGWILVFCCLLGANELARRTKTGGIVAFVVIPAILTVYFITIYVAAAAGAEWALTNPTYVHMTSWFHYAKLYAATAGCIGFMALKYKWGSIGKSEWFKCFPFVIVAINILIAVVSDFESAIRAWGTTWVSTEGVTLMGGWHNVFNGVAGLINIACMTGWFGIYVSKKKQDMLWPDMTWVFIVAYDLWNFCYTYNCLPTHAWYCGLALLLAPTVANALWNKGGWIQNRANTLAMWCMFAQVFPMFQDYSVFSTQSVNDPNVNLAVSIVALVANIAALTYILVRAKKQGVNPWLKEVFKGTRDYEQAIARAE